CTCGCCGCGTTCGGTGAACGCGCCCGCCACCGCCTGCAACACCGGACCGATGCCCGGCACCGCGCGCAGGACCGCCAACGCCCCCCGGTCGACCGGGTGCTCGTACGCCCTGGGGCTGATGCCCGGGAAGCGGACGCGCGCGGTCGACCGTTCGATCTCCTCGCTGCTCATGCGCCCCAGCGTGCCACGCCCCGACGACCGCCTCCCCCCGTTCGGGGGAATCGGCGTGCACACTTGCCCGGTGGACGCAGACGCGCTCGGGACCGACTACGAGACCCGCACGCTGCCGCTGGGCGGCGAGCTGAACGCGGTGCTGGTGCGCCGACGCGCGCAACCGGCCACCCGGGGTGCCGTGCTGTACGTGCACGGCTTCGCCGACTACTTCTTCCAGCGGCACGTGGCCGAGCACTTCACCGCGCGGGGCTTCGACTTCTACGCGGTGGACCTGCGCGCCTACGGCCGGTCGCTGCGCCCCGGCCAGGTGGCGAACTACGTGACCGACCTGACCGAGCACTTCGAGGAGATCGACGCCGCGGTGCGCGTGATCCGCGAGGAGGACGGGCACCGGCACCTGGTCCTGATGGGCCACTCGACCGGCGGCCTGACCACCAGCCTGTGGGCGCACGAGCGCCGCGACGACGACCTGGTCGACGCGCTGGTGCTCAACAGCCCGTGGCTGGACCTGGCCGGGTCGTGGTTCATGCGGACGATCGGCACGGCGGTCGTGCGCGGCGTGGGCCGGGTGGCCCCCAGGCTGGTGCTGAGGCCCGGGCTGGGTCCCGTGTACGGCCAGAGCATCCACCGCGACCACCACGGGGAGTGGGACTTCGACCTGGCGTGGAAGCCGCTGGAGGCGTTCCCGGTGCACGCCGGGTGGCTGCGCGCGGTGCGCCGCGCCCAGGCGCGCCTGCACCGCGGCCTGGACGTGCGCGTGCCCGTGCTGGTCCTGCGGTCCGGGCGCAGCCACCTGCACGCGAAGGCGTGGACGCCGGAGGCGATGACGGCGGACGCGGTGCTGGACGTGGAGCACATGCGGCGGTGGGGGCCGAAGATCGGGCGTCACGTGGTGCCGGTGGCGGTCGAGGGCGGGATGCACGACCTGTTCCTGTCGGCGGAGCCGGTGCGGCGGCGGGCGCTGGCCGAGGTGGACGAGTTCCTCGACTCGGTGTGAGCCGGGGCCGGCCGGGGCGTCAGAAGACCCCGGCCCGGGCGGCGGCGAGCGCGGCCCGGGCGGCGCGTTCCGCCGTGGCGCGGTCGACCGGTTCGCCGGACACGAACACCCGGTAGAAGATCGGCGCGCACGTCTGGCGGACCAGCTCGCGCGCGTCCACGCCCGGGGGCAGCTCACCGCGCTCGACACCCCTGGCCGCGATGGCCGCCGCCGCCTCGTGCCGGGCGTCGTAGTAGGCGCGCTTGGCCTCGGCGGCCCGGTCCGAGTGGAGGGCGGCGGCGACCAGGCCGATCGGCACGGCCCGGGTCTCGGGGTCGGCGAAGGCGTCGACCACCTCGGTGGCCAGGGCGATCAGGTCGCCCTCGACGGCACCGGTGTCCGGGGCGGGCCAGTCGACGTCCCGGCCCCGGTCCAGGGCGTCGGCGACGAGGACGTCCACCGAGCCCCACCTCCGGTACACGGTGGTCTTGTGCACGCCCGCGCGGTCGGCGACGTTCTCGACGGTCAGCCGGGGGTAGCCGCGTTCGGTCAGCTCGGCGTGCACGGCGTCGAGGACGGCGTCGCGCACGCGCGCCGAGCGCCCACCGGGTCTCGTGGTCACGTGCAACTCCAGTTGCGTCAGCGGGTCGATGCGTGTCACCCTAACGCAACCCGAGTTGCTTTAGGAGTTCCGTGATCCCCGACCCGAACCGGCTCCACCCGCTGCCGCACGC
This region of Saccharothrix longispora genomic DNA includes:
- a CDS encoding alpha/beta hydrolase; the encoded protein is MDADALGTDYETRTLPLGGELNAVLVRRRAQPATRGAVLYVHGFADYFFQRHVAEHFTARGFDFYAVDLRAYGRSLRPGQVANYVTDLTEHFEEIDAAVRVIREEDGHRHLVLMGHSTGGLTTSLWAHERRDDDLVDALVLNSPWLDLAGSWFMRTIGTAVVRGVGRVAPRLVLRPGLGPVYGQSIHRDHHGEWDFDLAWKPLEAFPVHAGWLRAVRRAQARLHRGLDVRVPVLVLRSGRSHLHAKAWTPEAMTADAVLDVEHMRRWGPKIGRHVVPVAVEGGMHDLFLSAEPVRRRALAEVDEFLDSV
- a CDS encoding TetR/AcrR family transcriptional regulator → MTTRPGGRSARVRDAVLDAVHAELTERGYPRLTVENVADRAGVHKTTVYRRWGSVDVLVADALDRGRDVDWPAPDTGAVEGDLIALATEVVDAFADPETRAVPIGLVAAALHSDRAAEAKRAYYDARHEAAAAIAARGVERGELPPGVDARELVRQTCAPIFYRVFVSGEPVDRATAERAARAALAAARAGVF